The following proteins are encoded in a genomic region of Xanthomonas citri pv. mangiferaeindicae:
- a CDS encoding mechanosensitive ion channel protein MscS, which translates to MIDRLPPWLHEWLDIVVPGGQILLILLAAWLLRLLGRRLLDRVGRRYTLPPEAVVGARRVMTFLIYAAALLLALERMGVSGTVLWTAFTGFAAVGAVAFFAAWSVLSNIFCTMLILTTRPFRLYDHVELLENGEKPGLRGQVVDINLVYTTLRETDDGDGAGTVLQVPNSLFFQRALRRWRGGALPEPKGVGAKRGDPLDV; encoded by the coding sequence TTGATCGATCGTCTTCCTCCCTGGCTGCATGAGTGGCTCGACATCGTCGTGCCGGGCGGCCAGATCCTGCTGATCCTGCTCGCGGCCTGGCTGTTGCGTCTGCTCGGGCGGCGCCTGCTCGACCGCGTCGGCCGCCGCTACACGCTGCCGCCCGAGGCGGTGGTCGGCGCTCGCCGGGTCATGACCTTCCTGATTTATGCGGCCGCGCTGCTACTGGCGCTCGAACGCATGGGCGTGTCGGGCACCGTGCTATGGACCGCATTCACGGGCTTTGCAGCGGTGGGCGCAGTGGCGTTCTTCGCGGCCTGGAGCGTGCTGTCGAACATTTTCTGCACGATGTTGATCCTGACCACGCGGCCGTTCCGGCTCTACGACCATGTCGAGCTGCTGGAGAACGGCGAGAAGCCGGGCCTGCGCGGCCAGGTCGTGGACATCAATCTGGTCTACACGACCTTGCGCGAGACCGACGACGGCGACGGCGCGGGCACGGTGCTGCAAGTGCCCAACAGCCTATTCTTCCAGCGTGCGCTGCGGCGCTGGCGCGGCGGTGCGCTGCCCGAGCCCAAGGGCGTGGGCGCCAAGCGGGGCGATCCGCTCGACGTGTGA
- a CDS encoding DNA alkylation response protein, with protein sequence MATDATHEVDNQPPEFAPRDLWHDDVALREAVAREGGDAFADRLARYGALAGDALYAAGFDANRDRPRLRTHDRFGQRIDRVEFHPAYHQLMEAAIGHGVACLSWAQPVPGAHVARAALAYLHHQADAGTSCPLTMTHAAVPVLRREPRLRAWADKVATMRYDARDVPIEDKAGVTLGMGMTEKQGGSDVRSNTTRATPMNDEGAYTLRGHKWFFSAPMSDGFLVLAQADAGPSCFLMPRCLPGGERNDFRLMRLKDKLGDWSNASAEIEFDRAWALRVGEEGRGVATILEMVMLTRLDCMLAAAAQMRMALAQALHHARHRRAFGRALVQQPLMRNVLADLAIEAEAAVALALRVAGAVDAAGRDPVQAAFARVATAIGKYWLCRRAPAFVNEAQECLGGAGYIEESILPRLYRQAPLNSIWEGSGNLQCLDVLRALTREPGVAAALQVQIEAARGMDAGFDAAADRLADLLADAARAPQDAEPQARRLVESTALVLQGAVLLRANSPVAPTFCASRLASAHALALGTLERGIDLDAPLARVLPA encoded by the coding sequence ATGGCCACAGACGCCACCCACGAGGTCGACAACCAGCCACCGGAGTTCGCGCCGCGCGACCTCTGGCACGACGATGTCGCGCTGCGCGAGGCCGTGGCCCGCGAAGGTGGCGATGCCTTTGCCGATCGACTGGCGAGGTACGGCGCGCTCGCCGGCGATGCGCTCTACGCCGCAGGCTTCGACGCCAACCGCGATCGCCCGCGGCTGCGCACGCACGACCGCTTCGGTCAGCGCATCGACCGCGTCGAATTCCACCCCGCGTACCACCAGCTGATGGAGGCGGCGATCGGTCATGGCGTCGCCTGCCTGTCGTGGGCGCAACCGGTACCCGGCGCGCACGTGGCACGCGCGGCGCTGGCATATCTGCATCACCAGGCCGATGCCGGCACCAGTTGCCCGCTGACGATGACCCACGCCGCGGTCCCGGTGCTGCGCCGCGAGCCACGCCTGCGCGCCTGGGCCGACAAGGTCGCGACGATGCGCTACGACGCCCGCGATGTGCCGATCGAGGACAAGGCGGGCGTCACGCTGGGCATGGGCATGACCGAGAAGCAGGGCGGCAGCGATGTGCGTAGCAACACCACGCGGGCGACTCCGATGAACGACGAGGGCGCGTATACCCTGCGCGGCCACAAGTGGTTCTTCTCGGCGCCGATGTCCGACGGCTTTCTGGTGCTGGCGCAGGCCGACGCCGGGCCGAGCTGTTTCCTCATGCCCAGATGCCTGCCGGGCGGCGAGCGCAACGACTTCCGGCTGATGCGGCTCAAGGACAAGCTCGGCGATTGGAGCAACGCCTCGGCCGAGATCGAGTTCGATCGTGCCTGGGCGCTGCGGGTGGGCGAGGAGGGCCGCGGCGTGGCGACGATCCTGGAAATGGTGATGCTGACCCGGCTCGATTGCATGCTCGCCGCCGCTGCGCAGATGCGCATGGCGCTGGCCCAGGCGCTGCACCATGCCCGTCACCGGCGCGCGTTCGGCCGCGCGCTCGTCCAGCAGCCGCTGATGCGCAACGTGCTCGCCGATCTCGCGATCGAAGCCGAGGCGGCGGTCGCCCTGGCGCTGCGTGTCGCCGGCGCGGTCGATGCCGCAGGCCGCGATCCGGTGCAGGCGGCCTTCGCGCGTGTGGCCACGGCGATCGGCAAGTACTGGCTGTGCCGACGCGCGCCGGCGTTCGTCAACGAGGCGCAGGAATGCCTCGGTGGTGCGGGCTACATCGAGGAATCGATCCTGCCGCGCCTGTACCGGCAGGCACCGCTGAACTCGATCTGGGAGGGCAGCGGCAACCTGCAATGCCTGGACGTGCTGCGTGCGCTGACGCGCGAACCAGGCGTGGCTGCGGCGCTGCAGGTGCAGATCGAGGCTGCGCGGGGCATGGATGCGGGGTTCGACGCGGCCGCCGACCGGCTTGCGGACCTGCTCGCCGACGCGGCGCGTGCGCCGCAGGACGCCGAGCCGCAGGCACGGCGGCTGGTCGAGTCGACCGCGCTGGTTCTGCAGGGGGCGGTGTTGCTGCGCGCGAACAGTCCAGTCGCCCCGACGTTCTGCGCCAGCCGGCTGGCCAGCGCCCATGCGCTGGCGCTCGGCACGCTCGAACGCGGGATCGATCTCGACGCCCCGCTGGCGCGCGTGCTGCCGGCCTGA
- a CDS encoding RNA polymerase subunit sigma — MHDVASQQEPPGDDALMLAWTAGDVAAFETLYRRHRDKLYRFLVRQVRNPALAEEIFQDVWQRVIAAREGWRPDALFATWLYRIAHNRLTDHWRAAQHRPPPPEDAELRTARIVDPDDPERQLSQFEQRRGLQLALDALPDEQREVVLLRLEHELTLEEIGRITGVGRETVKSRLRYAMDKLRATLTS, encoded by the coding sequence ATGCACGATGTCGCCAGCCAGCAGGAGCCCCCCGGCGACGACGCCCTGATGCTGGCATGGACCGCGGGCGACGTCGCCGCGTTCGAAACCCTGTACCGGCGCCATCGCGACAAGCTCTACCGCTTCCTGGTGCGCCAGGTGCGCAACCCCGCGCTGGCCGAAGAAATCTTCCAGGATGTCTGGCAGCGGGTCATTGCGGCGCGCGAAGGCTGGCGACCCGATGCGCTGTTCGCCACCTGGCTCTATCGCATCGCCCACAATCGCCTGACCGACCACTGGCGCGCCGCGCAGCATCGCCCGCCGCCGCCCGAAGACGCCGAGCTGCGGACGGCGCGCATCGTCGACCCGGACGATCCGGAGCGGCAGCTCTCGCAGTTCGAGCAACGGCGCGGGTTGCAACTCGCACTCGATGCGCTGCCCGACGAGCAGCGCGAGGTCGTGCTGCTGCGGCTCGAACACGAGCTCACGCTCGAAGAGATCGGCCGGATCACCGGCGTCGGCCGCGAGACGGTGAAATCGCGGCTGCGCTACGCGATGGACAAACTGCGCGCGACGTTGACCTCATGA
- a CDS encoding sulfoxide reductase heme-binding subunit YedZ, which produces MVSKALVHALALAPLAWLGWRVWGVLGGGNIDALGAEPVVAIEHELGIGALRLLLITLAITPLRQLSGWTAPLRFRRMLGLYAFAYASLHFAAWLALDLVGDVSQVATEIARRPYITVGFLAWLLLVPLAVTSTLGWMRRLGRNWGRLHRLVYAIAALAVLHFWWIVKSDWREPALYAGLLALLLGWRVWKALARRRAAVR; this is translated from the coding sequence GTGGTCAGCAAGGCATTGGTGCACGCATTGGCCCTCGCGCCGCTGGCCTGGCTCGGCTGGCGCGTGTGGGGCGTGCTTGGCGGTGGCAACATCGATGCGCTCGGCGCTGAGCCGGTGGTGGCGATCGAGCACGAACTGGGCATCGGCGCCCTGCGCCTGTTGTTGATCACGCTGGCGATCACGCCATTGCGTCAGCTCAGTGGATGGACCGCGCCGCTGCGTTTTCGGCGGATGCTCGGGCTGTACGCCTTTGCCTACGCCAGCCTGCATTTCGCGGCCTGGCTGGCGCTGGACCTGGTGGGCGACGTGTCGCAGGTCGCCACGGAGATCGCGCGCCGGCCCTACATCACCGTGGGCTTTCTGGCCTGGCTGCTGCTGGTGCCGTTGGCCGTGACCTCAACGCTCGGCTGGATGCGCCGGCTGGGTCGCAACTGGGGCCGCCTGCACCGCCTGGTCTACGCGATCGCCGCGCTGGCGGTGCTGCACTTCTGGTGGATCGTGAAATCCGACTGGCGCGAGCCCGCGCTCTATGCCGGGCTGCTGGCGCTGCTGCTGGGCTGGCGGGTGTGGAAGGCGCTGGCGCGACGACGCGCTGCGGTGCGCTGA
- a CDS encoding NAD(FAD)-utilizing dehydrogenase: MSDAPRSPAPSRLAIVGGGPAGLFAAEVARAAGVEVDLFDAKGSVGRKFLIAGKGGLNLTHAEPRPAFDARYGARADAVGRWLDTFDAQALRDWAKARGVPTFVGSSGRVFPEDLKAAPLLRGWVRQLREDGVRFHVQHRWTGWDADDRLTFETPQGPHTHAADAVLLALGGGSWPELGSDGAWQALLAARGIEVAPLVPANCGFDIGWSAHLAQRHAGAPLKPVILHWRAVDGTPQALQGECVLTATGIEGSAIYAISSALRDTIARDGHALLEIDLAPGRDAARLQRDLERPRGRRSVGEHLRRATGLDAAKTALLFERLDRDAFDDAARVAATIKRLPLILCAPRPLAEAISSAGGIRFEALDDALMLRALPGTFVAGEMIDWEAPTGGYLLTACFASGRRAALGALDWLQRRR; the protein is encoded by the coding sequence ATGTCCGATGCGCCCCGCTCCCCTGCCCCTTCCCGCCTGGCGATCGTCGGCGGCGGTCCTGCGGGACTGTTCGCGGCAGAGGTCGCCCGCGCCGCCGGCGTGGAGGTCGACCTGTTCGATGCCAAGGGCTCGGTCGGGCGCAAGTTCCTGATCGCCGGCAAGGGCGGACTGAACCTGACCCATGCCGAGCCGCGGCCAGCATTCGATGCGCGCTACGGCGCGCGAGCGGACGCGGTCGGACGCTGGCTCGACACCTTCGATGCGCAGGCGCTACGGGATTGGGCGAAGGCACGCGGCGTGCCGACCTTCGTCGGCAGTTCGGGCCGGGTGTTCCCGGAGGACCTGAAAGCCGCGCCGTTGCTACGCGGCTGGGTGCGGCAACTGCGCGAGGACGGCGTGCGCTTCCATGTCCAGCATCGCTGGACCGGCTGGGATGCCGACGATCGCCTGACTTTCGAGACACCGCAGGGGCCGCATACGCACGCGGCCGACGCCGTGCTGCTGGCGCTGGGCGGCGGTAGTTGGCCCGAACTCGGCTCCGATGGTGCCTGGCAGGCTCTGCTCGCCGCGCGCGGCATCGAGGTCGCGCCGCTGGTGCCGGCCAATTGCGGGTTCGACATCGGCTGGAGCGCCCACCTGGCGCAGCGCCATGCCGGCGCACCGCTCAAGCCGGTGATCCTGCACTGGCGCGCAGTCGACGGCACGCCGCAAGCGTTGCAGGGCGAGTGCGTGCTCACGGCGACCGGCATCGAAGGCAGCGCGATCTACGCGATCTCGAGTGCGCTGCGCGACACGATCGCACGCGACGGCCACGCCCTGCTCGAGATCGACCTCGCGCCGGGACGCGATGCCGCGCGTCTGCAGCGCGATCTCGAACGCCCGCGCGGGCGCCGCAGCGTCGGCGAGCACCTGCGCCGCGCGACCGGCCTGGATGCCGCCAAGACCGCGCTGCTGTTCGAACGGCTCGATCGCGATGCGTTCGACGATGCCGCGCGTGTCGCCGCGACGATCAAGCGGCTGCCGCTTATTCTGTGTGCCCCGCGCCCACTGGCCGAGGCCATCTCCAGCGCCGGTGGGATCCGCTTCGAGGCACTCGACGACGCGCTGATGCTGCGCGCATTGCCGGGCACGTTCGTCGCCGGCGAGATGATCGACTGGGAAGCGCCGACCGGTGGCTATCTGCTGACCGCCTGCTTTGCCAGCGGCCGGCGCGCCGCGCTGGGCGCGCTGGACTGGCTGCAGCGCAGGCGCTGA
- a CDS encoding polyhydroxyalkanoic acid synthase, with product MSGIDITHPHSLPQAEARSAVEDVARLLAERFDMKSTWNGDTLNFNRSGVDGAIALLPDSLHVTAKLGFLLSAMRGPIEAEIRRVLSERF from the coding sequence ATGTCCGGTATCGACATCACCCACCCCCACTCCCTGCCGCAGGCCGAGGCACGCAGCGCCGTCGAAGACGTCGCGCGCCTGCTGGCCGAGCGTTTCGACATGAAGTCCACGTGGAACGGCGACACGCTCAACTTCAACCGCTCCGGCGTCGACGGCGCGATCGCCCTGCTGCCCGACAGCCTGCACGTGACCGCCAAGCTGGGCTTTCTGCTCTCGGCGATGCGCGGCCCGATCGAAGCCGAGATCCGCCGCGTGCTCTCGGAGCGATTCTGA
- a CDS encoding transcriptional regulator yields the protein MDRVFEALASTPRRQILAYLHAGELTAGEIAERFDFSKPALSGHLRILEQAGLIAREKRGQFVHFRLVPERLANTVFAWASELCPVARPLKRERRKVAD from the coding sequence ATGGACCGTGTCTTCGAAGCACTGGCCTCGACGCCGCGCCGACAGATCCTTGCCTACCTCCACGCTGGCGAGCTGACCGCCGGCGAGATCGCCGAACGGTTCGACTTCAGCAAGCCCGCGCTGTCGGGCCATCTGCGCATCCTGGAGCAGGCCGGACTGATCGCCCGCGAGAAACGTGGCCAGTTCGTGCATTTCCGGCTCGTGCCCGAGCGCCTGGCCAATACCGTCTTCGCCTGGGCGTCGGAGCTGTGCCCGGTGGCGCGTCCGCTCAAGCGCGAGCGCCGCAAGGTCGCGGACTGA
- a CDS encoding ABC transporter ATP-binding protein, which translates to MAFRSRSTVAEPGKPKVRIGALKTLWPFVMRQRGLFVAWLIALAASSLATLSLPLAVRRMIDHGFTGGDQIDTAFALLLVVAVALALATAARFFFVSLLGERVVADLRNRFYGHLLDLDQAFFEQNRSGDLVSRLSADTELLRSVVGTTMSVALRSVVMVLGSLTMLVVTSPRLAAYTLVGIPLFVLPLVLGGRKLEKVSRQSQDRIADANALANETLGAIRTVQAHAREPYERGRFGDAVRTSVATARRRIGLQAIITAIAITLIFGAVTVVLWSGAHDVVAGRMSAGTLGQFVLYALFGAGSVGALAEVWNDLQRAAGGMGRISELLDESPSIRAPATPAAIVHPARGALRFDDVTFHYPSRPDTAALDGFTLHVAPGETVALVGPSGAGKSTVLSLLLRFHDPETGALSIDGADLRTLDPAALRELIAMVPQHPTIFAASARDNIRYGRLDATDAEVEAAARAAEAHEFIVDLPEGYDAQLGERGARLSGGQQQRIAIARALLRDAPILLLDEATSALDAQSEHAVQHALARLMQGRTTLVIAHRLATILKADRIVVLDRGRIVAQGTHAELLAQGGLYAELAKLQFID; encoded by the coding sequence ATGGCCTTTCGATCCCGATCCACCGTGGCTGAGCCCGGCAAACCGAAGGTGCGCATCGGTGCACTGAAGACCTTGTGGCCGTTCGTCATGCGCCAGCGCGGCCTGTTCGTCGCCTGGCTGATCGCGCTCGCGGCCTCGTCGCTGGCGACGCTGAGCCTGCCGCTGGCGGTGCGACGCATGATCGACCACGGCTTCACCGGCGGCGATCAGATCGACACCGCGTTCGCGCTGCTGCTGGTCGTCGCAGTCGCGCTGGCATTGGCGACCGCGGCGCGGTTCTTCTTCGTCTCGCTGCTGGGCGAGCGCGTCGTCGCCGACCTGCGCAACCGCTTCTACGGGCACCTGCTGGATCTGGACCAGGCGTTCTTCGAGCAGAACCGCAGTGGCGACCTGGTCTCGCGGCTGAGCGCGGACACCGAACTGCTGCGCTCGGTCGTCGGCACGACCATGTCGGTCGCACTGCGCAGCGTGGTGATGGTGCTGGGCAGCCTGACGATGCTGGTGGTCACCAGTCCCCGCCTGGCGGCCTACACGCTGGTGGGCATTCCGCTGTTCGTGCTGCCGCTGGTGCTGGGCGGGCGCAAGCTGGAGAAGGTCTCGCGGCAGAGCCAGGACCGCATCGCCGACGCGAACGCGCTGGCCAACGAAACGCTGGGCGCGATCCGCACCGTGCAGGCGCATGCACGCGAACCCTATGAGCGCGGACGTTTCGGCGATGCCGTGCGCACCTCGGTCGCGACTGCGCGCCGGCGCATCGGCTTGCAGGCGATCATCACCGCGATCGCGATCACCCTGATTTTCGGAGCGGTCACCGTGGTGTTGTGGTCGGGCGCGCACGACGTGGTGGCCGGACGGATGAGCGCCGGCACGCTGGGCCAGTTCGTGCTCTACGCGCTGTTCGGCGCCGGCTCGGTCGGTGCGCTGGCCGAGGTCTGGAACGACCTGCAGCGTGCTGCCGGTGGCATGGGCCGGATCTCCGAGCTGCTCGACGAATCACCGTCGATCCGGGCACCGGCCACGCCCGCCGCGATCGTCCACCCGGCGCGCGGCGCGCTGCGCTTCGACGACGTCACCTTCCATTACCCGAGCCGCCCCGACACGGCGGCCCTCGACGGCTTCACGCTGCACGTCGCGCCGGGCGAGACAGTGGCGCTCGTGGGCCCGTCCGGCGCAGGCAAGAGCACGGTGCTGTCGCTGCTGTTGCGCTTCCACGACCCGGAGACCGGCGCGCTGTCGATCGATGGCGCGGACCTGCGCACACTCGATCCCGCCGCGCTGCGCGAACTGATCGCGATGGTCCCGCAGCACCCGACGATCTTCGCCGCCAGTGCCCGCGACAACATCCGCTACGGCCGGCTCGACGCGACCGACGCCGAGGTCGAGGCGGCGGCGCGCGCGGCCGAGGCGCACGAGTTCATCGTCGACCTGCCGGAAGGCTACGACGCCCAACTGGGCGAGCGTGGCGCGCGGCTGTCCGGCGGCCAGCAACAGCGGATCGCGATCGCCCGCGCACTGCTGCGCGATGCACCGATCCTGCTGCTGGACGAGGCGACCTCGGCGCTCGACGCGCAGAGCGAACATGCGGTGCAACATGCGCTCGCGCGCCTGATGCAGGGCCGTACCACGCTGGTCATCGCGCATCGGCTGGCGACGATCCTCAAGGCCGATCGCATCGTCGTGCTCGACCGCGGGCGCATCGTCGCCCAAGGCACGCACGCCGAACTGCTGGCCCAGGGCGGCCTCTACGCGGAACTGGCCAAACTGCAGTTCATCGACTGA
- a CDS encoding mononuclear molybdenum enzyme YedY, with the protein MSLRDALRIPESDITDEAVYRDRRRLLALLAATPALSLAGCADAEPPPPSTAPVTPAQARSGFRTDEPLTRYEDITSYNNFYEFGTGKADPSRAAKTLRTTPWSVEVAGECAKPGRIALEDLLRGIASEERIYRLRCVEGWSMVIPWTGVPLAAVLRRFEPTAKAKYVAFTTLADREQMPGLRFRSIRWPYREGLRIDEAMHPLAFLATGLYGKALPQQNGAPLRLVVPWKYGFKSIKSIVQIRFVERMPSTAWNDLQPSEYGFFSNVNPAVDHPRWSQKTERRIAGSNRLLANRIDTRPFNGYADQVASLYAGMDLRKWY; encoded by the coding sequence ATGTCCTTGCGCGACGCCTTGCGGATCCCCGAGTCCGACATCACCGATGAGGCGGTCTATCGTGACCGCCGTCGCCTGCTCGCCCTGCTGGCCGCGACCCCGGCGCTCAGCCTGGCCGGCTGCGCGGATGCCGAGCCCCCGCCGCCCAGCACGGCCCCGGTCACCCCGGCACAAGCGCGCAGCGGCTTTCGCACCGACGAGCCGCTGACCCGCTACGAGGACATCACCTCGTACAACAACTTCTACGAGTTCGGCACCGGCAAGGCCGACCCCTCGCGCGCGGCCAAGACCCTGCGCACCACGCCCTGGAGCGTGGAGGTGGCCGGCGAATGCGCCAAGCCCGGGCGCATTGCACTCGAAGACCTGCTGCGCGGCATCGCCAGCGAGGAGCGCATCTATCGCCTGCGCTGCGTGGAAGGCTGGTCGATGGTGATCCCGTGGACCGGCGTGCCGCTGGCGGCGGTGCTGCGCCGATTCGAGCCTACGGCCAAGGCCAAGTACGTGGCCTTCACCACGCTGGCCGACCGCGAGCAGATGCCGGGCCTGCGCTTCCGCTCGATCCGCTGGCCATATCGCGAGGGCCTGCGCATCGACGAGGCCATGCACCCGCTCGCGTTCCTGGCCACCGGTCTATACGGCAAGGCCTTGCCGCAGCAGAACGGGGCGCCGCTGCGGCTGGTGGTGCCGTGGAAGTACGGCTTCAAGAGCATCAAGTCGATCGTGCAGATCCGCTTCGTCGAACGCATGCCCAGCACGGCGTGGAACGACCTGCAGCCCTCGGAATATGGGTTCTTCAGCAACGTCAATCCGGCGGTCGACCACCCGCGCTGGAGCCAGAAGACCGAGCGCCGGATCGCCGGCAGCAACCGGCTGCTCGCCAACCGGATCGACACCCGTCCGTTCAACGGCTATGCCGACCAGGTCGCCTCGCTCTACGCCGGCATGGATCTGCGCAAGTGGTATTGA
- a CDS encoding IMPACT family protein, producing MPLDTLAATVSHVLEVKHSRFVAHAAPITGADDAAAFVQRVAVPDATHNCWAWRLGDQYRSSDDGEPAGTAGRPILAAIDGQGFDRVVVVVVRWFGGIKLGAGGLVRAYGGCAAECLRTAARMPLIDTCILQLRAPFDTLGALHAALPAAAAHKLDERFDADGALLRVELPLDRVADLKTRMRDATRNRIRIDDNA from the coding sequence ATGCCGCTCGACACTCTGGCCGCGACCGTCAGCCATGTCCTCGAGGTCAAGCACAGCCGCTTCGTCGCCCATGCCGCGCCGATCACCGGCGCCGACGATGCAGCGGCGTTTGTGCAGCGGGTGGCCGTGCCCGATGCCACCCACAACTGCTGGGCCTGGCGGCTGGGCGACCAGTACCGCTCCAGCGACGACGGCGAGCCGGCCGGCACCGCCGGACGCCCGATCCTGGCGGCGATCGACGGCCAGGGATTCGACCGGGTGGTCGTGGTCGTAGTGCGCTGGTTCGGCGGCATCAAGCTCGGCGCCGGCGGCCTGGTCCGCGCCTACGGCGGTTGCGCGGCCGAATGCCTGCGGACCGCGGCACGGATGCCGCTGATCGACACCTGCATCCTGCAGTTGCGAGCGCCCTTCGATACCCTGGGCGCGTTGCATGCCGCGCTGCCGGCCGCCGCCGCGCACAAGCTCGACGAGCGTTTCGACGCCGACGGCGCGCTGTTGCGTGTCGAATTGCCCTTGGATCGTGTCGCCGACTTGAAAACCCGGATGCGCGATGCCACCCGAAACCGTATCCGCATCGACGACAATGCCTGA
- a CDS encoding oxidoreductase yields MRRPLRIAIVGYGTAGQASAVLLARDGHRVEVYERAPAPGPVGAGFLLQPSGLQVLWRMGLLPQVLGHGARVDRLFGETPCGRAVMDMRYAGLDARLYGLGMQRGALFELLDQAWGDHTALHPGVTVAGPDEADDRWLVDEAGQRHGPFDLIVVADGAASRLRARIGGVRHDRVYPWGALWCLLAARDWPFAAELRQRYVAARRMVGLLPVGGRPGDPEPRLSFFWSLPIAGFDAWQASALDRWHDEVAAIWPEAAALLDTTTTHAQLARASYRDVALRRWHRGRWVLLGDAAHAMSPQLGQGVNMALLDAEALRDALRSHAPADALPAYQQLRARHVGIYQFWSRWLTPIFQSDRDFIARARDVAFLPMGRMPGGRGHMLRVLSGTQRGAFGALALAPDFVEALQRPVDAIAGAAAESSMA; encoded by the coding sequence CTGCGCCGACCACTGCGCATCGCCATCGTCGGCTACGGCACCGCCGGCCAGGCGTCTGCTGTGCTGCTCGCGCGCGACGGCCACCGGGTCGAGGTCTACGAACGCGCGCCGGCGCCCGGGCCGGTGGGCGCCGGCTTCCTGCTGCAGCCCAGCGGCCTGCAGGTGCTCTGGCGCATGGGCCTGTTGCCGCAGGTGCTCGGCCATGGCGCACGCGTGGATCGCCTGTTCGGCGAAACGCCCTGCGGCCGCGCGGTCATGGACATGCGCTACGCCGGACTCGACGCGCGCCTGTATGGCTTGGGCATGCAGCGCGGGGCACTGTTCGAGTTGCTCGACCAGGCCTGGGGCGACCACACCGCCTTGCATCCGGGCGTCACGGTCGCCGGCCCCGACGAGGCCGACGACCGCTGGCTGGTCGACGAGGCTGGCCAGCGCCACGGGCCGTTCGACCTGATCGTCGTCGCCGACGGCGCGGCGTCCCGGCTGCGTGCCCGGATCGGCGGTGTGCGTCACGACCGGGTCTATCCGTGGGGCGCCTTGTGGTGCCTGCTGGCCGCACGCGACTGGCCGTTCGCCGCCGAACTGCGCCAGCGCTACGTCGCCGCGCGCCGAATGGTCGGCCTGCTGCCGGTCGGCGGCAGGCCGGGCGATCCCGAGCCGCGGCTGAGTTTCTTCTGGAGCCTGCCGATCGCCGGATTCGACGCTTGGCAGGCGAGCGCGCTCGACCGTTGGCACGACGAGGTCGCGGCGATCTGGCCCGAGGCGGCGGCCTTGCTCGATACGACCACAACGCATGCCCAACTGGCGCGCGCCAGCTATCGCGACGTCGCACTGCGACGCTGGCACCGGGGTCGCTGGGTGCTGCTCGGCGACGCGGCGCATGCGATGAGCCCGCAGTTGGGGCAGGGCGTGAACATGGCGCTGCTCGACGCCGAGGCGCTGCGCGACGCGCTGCGCTCGCACGCCCCCGCCGACGCACTGCCGGCCTACCAGCAACTGCGCGCGCGGCACGTCGGGATCTACCAGTTCTGGAGCCGATGGCTGACTCCGATCTTCCAGTCCGACCGCGATTTCATCGCGCGGGCGCGCGATGTGGCGTTCCTGCCGATGGGGCGCATGCCCGGCGGGCGTGGGCACATGCTGCGTGTGCTCAGCGGCACCCAGCGCGGCGCCTTCGGCGCGCTTGCGCTGGCGCCGGACTTCGTCGAGGCATTGCAGCGCCCGGTTGACGCGATTGCCGGAGCTGCGGCTGAGTCGTCGATGGCCTGA